The Bacteriovorax sp. BAL6_X genome window below encodes:
- a CDS encoding amidohydrolase family protein has product MKKLLLLILAMLMSSCSLLYGKLGGDFDYEPNEYDKLPKHVKDFVKKSYDGIDLKKLKDTHLHIVGLGNSGSGIWVNPEMQDWYNHLSKYNRFNVYITASGVDDESLADEQYVSRLVDLMTYQPHFIQAYALAFDYHYKLNGSKDLKHSEFYVPNDYVWNLSQKYPVNFKMVASVHPYRKDAIQELEKWAARGVKFVKWLPNAMGIDPANEKVIPFYKTLKKYNMTLITHAGEEKAVEGDKFQELGNPLRLRHALDLGVDVIISHAASRGKCEDLDNNGVQAECSDLFWRLFKEKKYEKNLFTDLSALIIYERLSEPLIEMIENKQFHHRVMYGSDYPLPAINWIYRTTDLVEKGFITEEEREILNEIYSINPLLFHFVALRTVKHPKTGEKLTNEAFEMPTRLLKK; this is encoded by the coding sequence ATGAAAAAATTATTATTACTTATACTAGCAATGCTAATGTCATCATGCTCACTTCTATACGGAAAGCTTGGTGGTGACTTCGACTACGAACCAAATGAATATGATAAATTACCTAAGCATGTGAAAGACTTTGTTAAAAAGTCTTATGACGGAATTGATCTTAAAAAATTAAAAGATACACACCTGCATATAGTAGGACTTGGTAATAGTGGTAGTGGTATTTGGGTAAATCCTGAAATGCAAGATTGGTATAACCACTTATCAAAATATAATCGTTTCAATGTTTATATTACTGCTTCAGGTGTTGATGATGAATCTCTTGCTGATGAACAGTATGTTTCTCGTCTTGTTGATCTTATGACGTATCAGCCACACTTTATCCAAGCTTACGCTCTAGCATTTGATTACCACTATAAATTAAATGGTAGTAAGGATTTAAAGCACTCAGAGTTTTATGTACCAAATGACTATGTATGGAATTTGTCACAAAAATATCCAGTAAACTTTAAGATGGTTGCCTCTGTTCACCCTTATCGTAAAGATGCAATTCAAGAGTTGGAGAAATGGGCGGCTCGTGGTGTGAAATTTGTTAAGTGGCTTCCAAATGCAATGGGGATCGACCCTGCAAATGAAAAGGTTATCCCTTTTTATAAAACTCTTAAAAAATATAATATGACACTTATTACTCACGCGGGTGAGGAAAAAGCCGTGGAAGGGGACAAGTTTCAAGAGCTAGGAAATCCTCTTCGTCTTCGACACGCTCTAGATCTTGGTGTTGATGTAATTATCTCCCATGCGGCTTCACGTGGTAAATGTGAAGACTTAGATAACAATGGAGTTCAGGCAGAGTGTTCTGATCTTTTCTGGAGATTATTTAAAGAAAAGAAATATGAAAAGAACCTCTTTACTGATCTTTCGGCCCTGATTATTTATGAAAGACTAAGCGAGCCTCTAATTGAGATGATTGAAAATAAGCAGTTTCACCATCGCGTAATGTATGGATCAGACTATCCATTACCTGCTATCAACTGGATCTATAGAACGACAGATTTAGTGGAGAAAGGATTTATCACAGAAGAGGAAAGAGAGATCTTAAATGAGATCTACTCAATCAATCCGCTATTATTTCACTTTGTAGCACTAAGAACAGTAAAGCATCCAAAGACTGGTGAGAAGCTCACTAACGAGGCCTTTGAGATGCCAACTCGTCTTTTGAAAAAGTAA
- a CDS encoding hotdog fold thioesterase — MENLFNNLDLKEVNRLNAGCCVEHLAITITEAEDNYLVATMPVDERTRQPFGVLHGGASCVLAESVGSIASNIILDSSKYYAVGLEINANHVRPVQSGIVKAKATSVHIGKSTHIWDIRITDERDKLVCISRLTMAIIRK, encoded by the coding sequence ATGGAAAATTTATTTAATAATCTTGATTTAAAAGAAGTTAATAGACTAAACGCAGGCTGCTGTGTTGAACACTTAGCAATTACTATAACAGAAGCTGAAGATAATTATCTAGTAGCGACTATGCCAGTAGATGAACGAACGAGACAACCCTTTGGTGTCCTTCATGGAGGTGCTAGTTGTGTTCTTGCAGAATCAGTTGGCTCAATCGCTTCAAATATTATTTTGGATTCTTCTAAGTACTATGCAGTTGGCTTAGAGATAAATGCTAATCATGTTCGTCCAGTTCAGTCTGGAATTGTAAAAGCAAAGGCCACGTCAGTGCACATAGGTAAATCGACACACATTTGGGATATCCGCATCACAGACGAGAGAGATAAATTAGTTTGTATCTCTCGCCTGACGATGGCAATTATTAGAAAATAG